In Desulfomonile tiedjei DSM 6799, a genomic segment contains:
- a CDS encoding L-lactate MFS transporter, which yields MSAQSSEVPTRAWIVTFAGAACNLCLGILYAWSIWKKALVDKPKADLHEVMTGLNAGWPYLTDSQGTFAYFVCGLFFAFFMIPGGRIQDKYGPKVGATLGGLCVATGCIIAGLMKSYFGLMIGFGVLGGIGMGIGYAAPTPAALKWFGPHKRGLISGIVVAGYGAAALYIAPLGQYLIDNYGISASFIGLGIFFAVVIILAGQLLSNPPSDYVPPMPAVAASNPSSNPARPTPDVITDWLPPEMMSRWQYYALVLMFIGSAQSGLLVIANAAPILGKTAGKLEFFAANAWIIAAFGGAVNALGRVGTGMYSDKIGRSNAYVLNGAISALCLLAAPFIIASENVPILFLAVGIAYWQYGGGLALMPAFTADFFGSKNLGANYGFVFIGWGLGFLMPLMAGYIKDYTGSYDQSFYISAVLLIVAVVLCRVIRKPAKPTGSTA from the coding sequence ATGTCGGCTCAGTCTTCAGAAGTGCCCACGAGGGCATGGATCGTTACTTTTGCAGGTGCTGCCTGTAACTTGTGTTTGGGCATACTCTATGCCTGGAGCATCTGGAAAAAGGCTTTGGTGGACAAGCCCAAAGCCGATCTACATGAAGTTATGACCGGATTAAATGCCGGATGGCCTTACTTGACCGATTCCCAGGGAACTTTCGCATACTTCGTGTGTGGGCTGTTCTTTGCTTTTTTTATGATCCCCGGCGGCAGAATTCAGGACAAATACGGTCCTAAAGTGGGAGCCACCCTCGGAGGATTGTGTGTTGCGACCGGCTGTATTATCGCAGGATTGATGAAGAGTTATTTCGGACTCATGATAGGATTTGGTGTTCTCGGCGGAATCGGCATGGGAATAGGGTACGCTGCACCGACACCCGCGGCCTTGAAGTGGTTCGGGCCCCATAAACGCGGCCTCATTTCAGGCATAGTCGTTGCGGGTTATGGAGCCGCTGCCCTGTACATAGCCCCATTGGGTCAATATCTGATTGACAATTACGGCATTTCGGCAAGCTTCATCGGTCTGGGCATTTTCTTTGCTGTGGTGATCATCCTTGCAGGACAACTGCTTTCAAACCCACCGTCGGATTATGTGCCCCCGATGCCGGCAGTCGCCGCTTCCAATCCATCGAGTAATCCAGCCAGACCGACTCCCGATGTCATTACCGATTGGTTACCGCCGGAAATGATGTCGAGATGGCAGTACTACGCGCTGGTCCTCATGTTCATTGGAAGCGCTCAATCCGGTCTACTGGTCATTGCCAATGCAGCCCCTATCCTGGGGAAGACTGCCGGCAAATTGGAATTTTTCGCCGCAAATGCGTGGATCATTGCCGCGTTCGGCGGAGCGGTAAATGCTCTGGGACGGGTGGGGACCGGAATGTATTCCGATAAAATCGGACGGTCTAACGCTTACGTTCTTAACGGAGCCATTTCTGCCTTGTGTCTTCTGGCGGCTCCTTTCATCATTGCGTCTGAGAACGTGCCGATACTGTTTCTTGCCGTAGGCATTGCGTACTGGCAGTACGGCGGAGGCCTGGCATTGATGCCGGCCTTTACGGCGGACTTTTTCGGTTCCAAAAACCTGGGAGCCAACTACGGCTTCGTATTCATCGGATGGGGCCTTGGTTTTCTCATGCCTCTCATGGCGGGCTATATCAAAGACTACACCGGTTCTTACGATCAATCGTTTTATATTTCCGCTGTATTATTAATTGTTGCGGTCGTCTTGTGCCGTGTGATCAGGAAACCGGCGAAGCCCACCGGATCGACAGCTTAG
- a CDS encoding solute symporter family protein — MRRLFITLILAFFAGTLIMADGIGQAETLTVSPQPSILLASRPDAASPHSAIPDRPRPEISEQGRASKPLSIIVFLVIIGITALLIYKAAGRTKTSADFYVAHSAITGTQNGWALAGDYMSAASFLGIAGLISLYGYDGFMYSVGWLVAYVTILLLVAEPCRNSGKYTMGDILAFRSFAIPVRSVGAMATVTVSTFYLIAQMVGAGKLMQLLFGIPFTYSICTVGILMIVYVVFGGMLATTWVQIIKAGLIMVGAVLLSILVAAKSGFNPITFFENVAGSKQVWEWVRVSLLHHAIPEPGFDYGQRFLEPGLFLRNPLDQLSLAMALVLGTAGMPHILMRFFTVPNAKEARKSVIVAMFILGCFYILTTFLGFGSALLVSPQTVSAADAGGNMANILLAEKLGNEIAHVVGDIFLAFLCAVAFATILAVVSGLVLAASAAIAHDVYVQLIKRGKATQKQQVTAARVTAFAVGVGAILIGIAAEGQNVAQLVALAFAVAASGNFPVVVLSLYWRQFNTAGIVAGLVVGTLVSIVLVLVSPNMVYPKHVAADAMKVVSVLEKRQAEGFVLTPAEKSSLDKAKLAYEKNKDGVSIVGLDEPLFPLKNPGIASIPLGFLAALLVAFAFPSPREEDRFDELLVRQQTGYRVVDFTEEK; from the coding sequence ATGAGGAGACTATTCATCACCTTAATTCTAGCCTTCTTTGCAGGAACTCTCATCATGGCGGACGGGATCGGGCAGGCTGAGACGCTTACGGTTTCCCCTCAGCCCTCGATCTTACTTGCCTCGCGTCCCGATGCGGCCTCTCCGCACTCGGCTATACCTGACCGACCTCGTCCCGAAATTTCGGAGCAGGGCCGAGCGAGCAAGCCCCTGAGTATTATTGTTTTTTTGGTGATTATTGGGATCACTGCATTGCTGATCTATAAAGCAGCAGGCAGAACCAAGACTTCGGCCGATTTCTATGTAGCTCACAGTGCAATCACCGGCACCCAGAATGGTTGGGCATTGGCCGGAGACTACATGTCGGCCGCATCGTTCCTGGGTATTGCCGGACTCATATCCCTGTACGGATATGATGGTTTCATGTATTCGGTTGGATGGTTGGTCGCGTATGTAACCATACTCCTCCTCGTAGCGGAACCGTGTCGGAATTCAGGCAAGTACACTATGGGGGACATACTCGCATTCCGATCCTTTGCGATTCCGGTTCGTTCCGTTGGAGCCATGGCCACGGTAACAGTGTCCACATTTTATCTCATTGCCCAAATGGTAGGAGCGGGCAAGCTGATGCAGCTTCTGTTCGGGATTCCTTTTACGTATTCGATCTGCACGGTGGGAATTCTCATGATCGTGTACGTGGTGTTTGGCGGGATGTTGGCTACTACCTGGGTACAGATCATCAAGGCCGGTCTCATCATGGTCGGGGCCGTGCTGTTGAGCATTCTTGTGGCAGCGAAGTCAGGATTCAACCCCATCACCTTCTTCGAAAACGTAGCCGGGAGCAAACAAGTGTGGGAGTGGGTAAGAGTCTCTCTTCTGCATCACGCGATTCCTGAACCGGGGTTTGATTACGGGCAGAGATTTCTGGAGCCCGGTCTATTCCTGAGGAATCCTCTGGATCAGCTTTCGCTGGCAATGGCGCTTGTGCTCGGGACGGCAGGAATGCCGCACATTCTCATGCGATTCTTCACTGTCCCCAACGCCAAAGAGGCTCGTAAATCAGTCATCGTGGCCATGTTCATACTGGGTTGTTTCTATATACTCACCACGTTTCTCGGATTCGGATCTGCCCTTCTGGTGAGTCCTCAGACAGTATCCGCTGCGGATGCGGGCGGAAATATGGCCAATATTCTCCTCGCTGAGAAGCTCGGTAACGAAATTGCACATGTGGTTGGCGACATCTTTCTTGCTTTTTTATGCGCCGTGGCTTTCGCAACCATACTAGCGGTGGTCTCGGGGCTGGTACTAGCCGCATCCGCGGCAATTGCGCATGACGTGTACGTGCAACTCATAAAGAGAGGTAAAGCTACCCAGAAGCAACAGGTGACCGCTGCACGGGTGACTGCCTTTGCAGTTGGTGTAGGAGCAATATTGATCGGCATAGCGGCAGAGGGGCAAAACGTTGCTCAACTCGTTGCCCTTGCATTTGCCGTAGCCGCTTCCGGAAACTTTCCCGTGGTGGTGCTGAGTCTCTATTGGAGACAGTTCAATACGGCAGGTATAGTGGCCGGTCTGGTTGTCGGTACTCTTGTCAGCATCGTTCTGGTGCTGGTCTCCCCTAATATGGTTTATCCGAAGCACGTGGCAGCCGATGCGATGAAAGTTGTCTCCGTGCTCGAGAAAAGGCAAGCTGAAGGTTTTGTTCTCACCCCGGCAGAAAAGTCATCCCTGGACAAAGCGAAACTCGCTTACGAAAAGAACAAGGACGGCGTTTCCATTGTGGGCCTGGATGAGCCTTTGTTCCCGCTCAAGAATCCTGGTATAGCTTCGATTCCTCTCGGCTTTCTAGCAGCTTTATTGGTGGCCTTCGCATTCCCTAGCCCCAGAGAGGAAGATCGATTTGATGAGCTTTTAGTACGTCAGCAGACCGGATATCGGGTTGTCGATTTTACTGAAGAAAAATAG